Proteins encoded together in one Myotis daubentonii chromosome 17, mMyoDau2.1, whole genome shotgun sequence window:
- the TMEM70 gene encoding transmembrane protein 70, mitochondrial translates to MLLLALGGPLTAGRRLCGQRATPWAAIAFRGLRAAVSRGASGTSSGPVGGGSAGRWPFRRPAPAQIPICWERCVRCLYKQVEKSEDGRLIYTGNLARTVFGVKCFSYSTSVISLTFLPYIFAQNNVVFGSLPLQILFYGIIGSFTVITPVLLHLVTKGYVIRLYHEATTDTYKAITYNVLLSETSTVFQQNDVKIPSSTHPFTTFYAKTKSLLVNPGLFPNPKDYDHLMGYDKPFTFDMEETSEKKQLEDEK, encoded by the exons ATGCTGCTTTTGGCGTTGGGCGGCCCATTGACGGCCGGACGGCGGCTCTGCGGGCAGAGAGCGACGCCGTGGGCGGCCATCGCGTTCCGAGGCCTCAGGGCGGCCGTCTCGCGGGGGGCCTCCGGCACCTCCTCGGGGCCGGTCGGCGGCGGGAGCGCTGGGCGGTGGCCTTTCCGGCGTCCCGCGCCAGCGCAG ATACCCATTTGTTGGGAAAGATGTGTTCGATGCTTATACAAACAAGTTGAAAAATCAGAAGACGGAAGACTGATTTATACTGGGAATTTGGCCCGAACAGTATTTG gTGTGAAATGTTTCTCTTATTCTACAAGTGTGATCAGCCTTACATTTCTACCATACATTTTTGCCCAAAATAATGTTGTATTTGGAAGTCTGCCTTTGCAAATCTTATTTTATGGCATCATAGGAAGCTTTACAGTGATCACTCCAGTCCTGCTTCACTTAGTTACAAAAGGCTATGTCATTCGGTTGTACCATGAGGCCACGACAGATACTTACAAAGCCATTACTTACAATGTTTTGCTTTCAGAAACCAGTACTGTGTTTCAACAGAATGACGTGAAGATTCCAAGCAGCACACATCCGTTTACCACATTTTATGCTAAAACAAAATCACTGTTAGTTAATCCAGGTCTTTTTCCAAACCCCAAAGACTATGACCATCTAATGGGTTATGACAAACCATTCACTTTTGATATGGAAGAAACCAGTGAAAAGAAACAGCTTGAAGATGAGAAATGA